Proteins from one Streptosporangium becharense genomic window:
- a CDS encoding response regulator — protein MTRVLVVDDEPQILRALRINLLARDYEVAVAADGGSALRQAADWHPDLVILDLGLPDLDGVDVIRGLRGWTAVPIIVLSGRTDSTDKVGALDAGADDYVTKPFGVDELLARVRAVTRRTASQEAEPTLVRVGGLEVDLVGKTVSDGTRLTRTEWHLLEILLRNPGKLITQRQLLTTVWGEAYLKETHYLRQYMVQLRRKLEPDPANPVHLLTEPGMGYRFQPRPGSANP, from the coding sequence GTGACACGCGTTCTCGTCGTCGACGACGAACCCCAGATCCTCCGCGCGCTGCGGATCAACCTTCTCGCCCGCGACTACGAGGTGGCGGTCGCCGCCGACGGGGGGTCGGCGCTGCGCCAGGCCGCCGACTGGCACCCCGACCTGGTCATCCTCGACCTGGGCCTGCCCGACCTCGACGGGGTGGACGTCATCCGCGGCCTGCGCGGCTGGACCGCCGTCCCGATCATCGTGCTGTCCGGGCGGACGGACAGCACCGACAAGGTCGGCGCGCTGGACGCCGGGGCGGACGACTACGTCACCAAGCCCTTCGGCGTCGACGAACTGCTCGCCCGCGTCCGCGCCGTCACCCGCCGCACCGCGTCCCAGGAGGCGGAACCCACCCTGGTCCGCGTCGGCGGCCTCGAGGTCGACCTCGTCGGCAAGACCGTCTCCGACGGCACCAGACTGACCCGCACCGAGTGGCACCTGCTGGAGATCCTGCTGCGCAACCCCGGCAAGCTCATCACCCAGCGGCAGCTGCTGACCACGGTGTGGGGTGAGGCGTATCTCAAGGAGACCCACTACCTGCGCCAGTACATGGTCCAGCTGCGCAGGAAGCTGGAGCCCGACCCCGCCAACCCGGTCCATCTGCTCACCGAACCGGGCATGGGGTACCGGTTCCAGCCCCGGCCGGGGTCCGCGAACCCGTGA